A segment of the Actinomycetota bacterium genome:
CGAGAGCCGTCGATGACGGCGCGCTGTCGTTCCGCGACAGCCTCTCAAATCCCATTGGGTCGGCGGAGAGGCCGGTCTTCCGGCCGGGCGAGCCGTACATCGGCATCGATCCATCCCGTCTTCCTCCGGGCTCGGTCGTCGTCGACAACGTGCCGCCGGGCCACGTCTCCGTGACCGGTGTAACCGTTGAGGAGTACCTTGGGGCGCTGATCGAGCGGGGCAGGTTCCCGAAGTGAGCGTCGCAGCCGAACGGGTGATCTCGCTGCTAGCCGAGTTGACTCGACTCTTGAGCGACTTCGCAGCCGAGCTAGGGCGCGAGTCGTCCGTGCGCTCATCGACTGCGGCGGTGACACCCCGGACGTACGGGACCAGAGACCGGGTCGAGTGCTACGTCGACGCCGAACTAGCGAGCGGTCACGCGGTCGGGTGTTGGCTGGAGTTCCGTTTTGAGGACGGCTCATGGATCGTCGAATCGAGCATCCGGGTCAACGGAGACGAAGGTGAAGACGAACTGCTTGGGCTTCCAACCCGCTACGCCGTCGATGATGAAGAACTCGTAGCCGAGGTGCGCGGGGCTGCCGTCGCGCTCATCGGCGCGGTGCGACAACTTGACTTCTCCGAACTATGACCCGGCGCCGCGCAACAGCGGGAGCATGTGCCTTGCTGTTCTTCGTCGTCTTCGCCCAGCTGGCTTCAGCCCGCGACGCACTGGATCTCCAGCGGCCCACAGGCGCCGTACGACGTCTCTCCGAAAGACGCGTGGGTACGTGTCAGACGTTTCTTGGCGCCCCCCGACCATCCGAGCCCCCTCGCACGTCTCGGCGGCCGGCCTGGCCTCCCCCCTCGTCAGCCGGGCACGTTATCTATGCGACGAGCGGTGAGTTCACCCAGCCTCATCCGTATCGCTTTACGAACTCGTTGAGGATCGCCGTGCACATCTCGTGCTGGGCCGCCGGCAGGGTGCAGGTCTCTGCCAGGCCTATGCCCGAGGCATCGGGCGGGTTGGCTGTGTGGAGGATCACCACCCCGTTGGCCGGGTCAGTCCCGCCGGAGGGGGCTCCGTAGCCCGCGGTACCGGGCGGGTCCTCGAACCCGATCGTCGTCGCTGAGATCGGTGTGTGAATCTCCGTCGGCGGGCTGGCCTTCGTGCACGGGACGCCGAGCGCTGAGGCGTCGACCGGATCGGAGAAGATCGGGCACACCAGCCCCAACCGGCAGCCCAGGCAGGCGCTGGATTCCGAAGACGACACTGCCTCGCGGGGATCCGCCTGGTAGCCCACAGGCTCTGGATCGACCGACGACGTCGGCGGCACCGCAATGATCGTGCCGCTGCCGTCGGCGCCCAGTGCCGCCCGGCACAGCCAGCCCCGGGGCGCGATGACCGTCTGGATCCCGGCTCCGTCCGTGTAGGCAGCGAGGCTTGCAGCCTGGGCCGCCGGGATATTCGTCCCCAGGGTCTTGACCGGCGCCCAGACCTGGGGATGGTCGATCCCGAACGACTCGGGGCACACCACGTTGGGCAGCACGGTGGACCCGGTGGCGGCGGGAGTACCGGACACGATGACGAACGCGCTCGTCGGCAGCGCGGAGGGGAAGGGTTCGGGGGAATGCCCCGGAGACACCGCCGGTGTCGCAGAGGGGGAGGGCGCCGGGGAGGCGGCCACGGAGGCCGACGCCCACGCCGGCACGGAAGGCGATGGGCTCGGCCGCGCCGAAGGCGGGGCCTTCGAAGAGCACGCCGTCAGCAGGACCGCCAGCGCCCCAAAGCCGAAGAGCATCCGCCGCCGCCGGTCCATGCCGGACACAGTGTGCACCCGCCGCACGCGCCCGTACAAGGAAATCGAGCAGTCAATTCCTGGTAAATCCTGGTGATCCCCAGCCGCGCCAAACATGAACCCTGCCCGGGCGTGCCGACCGGATCCCTTCCCCGCTCTCGGCCGCCCGAAACCTTGCCTCCCAAGCAATCAGCAACAAAGGGCCGTCATACTTTCGCGGCCGAAACCAAGCACGCACACAGGCGGATACCAGGAGGGGGGAACCATGAGCACGGTGGAGATGGTGGGTACTGACGCCTTTCACGCTGAGCTTCTGGCGGCCCTCCGGGACGCGCGCGCCGGGAACCAGTCTGTCCATCTCAACGGCAACCGCACCGGCATCGAGGGCGAGATCGTGGCGGCCCTGAACGACCTTGTTGCCCACAACGCCGGCCTCACCCGGGAGCTGCAGCGGGTGGCCAAGGTGGTCGGCCGGGACGGGCGCATGACCGAGCGGGTGCGCACGAGCGCCTCCGGCGAGGGCTGGGGGACGGCGGTCGATGCGGTCAACTCGCTGATCGACGACCTCGTGCGCCCGACGACCGAGGTCGCCCGGGTCATCTCGGCGGTGGCCGAGGGAGACCTCAGCCAGAAGATGGCCCTCACCATCGAGGGGCGGCCGGTCAAGGGCGAGTACCAGCGCATCGGCCACGTCGTGAACTCGATGGTGGACCAGCTCTCCTCGTTCTCCTCCGAGGTGAGCCGGGTAGCCCGGGAGGTGGGCACCGAGGGCAAGCTCGGCGGGCAGGCCACCGTGGAGGGTGTGTCGGGCTCCTGGCAGGACCTGACCCAGCGGGTGAACCTCATGGCCTCCAACCTGACCGACCAGGTGCGCAACATCGCCCTCGTCACCACCGCGGTGGCCAACGGCGACCTCTCCAAGAAGATCACTGTCGACGCCGCCGGCGAGGTGGCCGAGCTGAAGGAGACGGTCAACACCATGGTGGACCAGCTGTCCTCCTTCGCCGACGAGGTCACCCGGGTGGCCCGGGAGGTGGGCACCGAGGGCCGCCTGGGCGGGCAGGCCGAGGTGGAGGGCGTCTCGGGCACCTGGAAGGACCTCACCGACTCGGTGAACGTCATGGCGTCCAACCTGACCTCGCAGGTGCGCAACATCGCCCAGGTGGCCACCGCCGTGGCCCGGGGCGACCTCAGCCAGAAGATCACCGTCGAGGCCAAGGGCGAGGTCGCCGCCCTGGCGGACACGATCAACTCGATGACCGACACGCTCGGCGCCTTCGCCATCGAGGTCACCCGGGTGGCCCGCGAGGTGGGCACCGAGGGCCGCCTGGGCGGGCAGGCCGAGGTGGAGGGCGTCTCGGGCACCTGGAAGGACCTCACCGACTCGGTGAATGTCATGGCGTCCAACCTGACGTCGCAGGTGCGCAACATCGCCCAGGTGACCACGGCCGTGGCACAGGGCGACCTCAGCCAGAAGATCACGGTGGACGCCAAGGGCGAGGTCGCCGCCCTCGCCGAGACCATCAACTTGATGACCGACACGCTGCGCGCCTTCGCCGACGAGGTCACCCGGGTGGCCCGCGAGGTGGGCACCGAGGGCCGCCTGGGCGGGCAGGCCGAGGTGGAGGGGGTCTCGGGCACCTGGAAGGACCTCACCGACAACGTCAACCAGCTGGCGGGCAACCTGACCAGCCAGGTGCGCAACATCGCCCAGGTGACGACGGCCGTGGCCCGGGGCGACCTCTCGCAGAAGATCACCGTCGAGGCCCAGGGCGAGGTGGCCGAGCTGAAGAACACCATCAACACGATGGTGGACCAGCTGTCCTCCTTCGCCGACGAGG
Coding sequences within it:
- a CDS encoding HAMP domain-containing protein; this translates as MSTVEMVGTDAFHAELLAALRDARAGNQSVHLNGNRTGIEGEIVAALNDLVAHNAGLTRELQRVAKVVGRDGRMTERVRTSASGEGWGTAVDAVNSLIDDLVRPTTEVARVISAVAEGDLSQKMALTIEGRPVKGEYQRIGHVVNSMVDQLSSFSSEVSRVAREVGTEGKLGGQATVEGVSGSWQDLTQRVNLMASNLTDQVRNIALVTTAVANGDLSKKITVDAAGEVAELKETVNTMVDQLSSFADEVTRVAREVGTEGRLGGQAEVEGVSGTWKDLTDSVNVMASNLTSQVRNIAQVATAVARGDLSQKITVEAKGEVAALADTINSMTDTLGAFAIEVTRVAREVGTEGRLGGQAEVEGVSGTWKDLTDSVNVMASNLTSQVRNIAQVTTAVAQGDLSQKITVDAKGEVAALAETINLMTDTLRAFADEVTRVAREVGTEGRLGGQAEVEGVSGTWKDLTDNVNQLAGNLTSQVRNIAQVTTAVARGDLSQKITVEAQGEVAELKNTINTMVDQLSSFADEVTRVAREVGIEGELGGQAHVKGVSGTWKDLTDNVNQLAGNLTSQVRNIAQVTTAVARGDLSQKITVEAQGEVAELKNTINTMVDQLSSFADEVTRVAREVGTEGKLGGQARVPGVAGTWKDLTDSVNFMASNLTDQVRDIARVTTAVATGDLSQKILVEVRGEIAELKRTVNTMVDQLSAFADEVTRVAREVGTEGKLGGQALVPGVSGTWKDLTDNVNQLAGNLTGQVRNIAQVTTAVARGDLSQKITVEVQGEVAELKNTINTMVDQLRAFADEVTRVAREVGTEGKLGGQALVPGVSGTWKDLTDNVNQLAGNLTGQVRNIAQVTTAVARGD